A genomic window from Silene latifolia isolate original U9 population chromosome Y, ASM4854445v1, whole genome shotgun sequence includes:
- the LOC141634501 gene encoding uncharacterized protein At2g27730, mitochondrial-like, with amino-acid sequence MAGRVALKSIARRFSSSGKILSEEEKAAENVYIKKMEKEKLEKAARQGLKPEATAAPGSGSGVPPVSDAAKASGAEASSSKVSSDKFRNYAVVAGALTVLGAAGWYLKSGTKKTEEVHE; translated from the exons ATGGCTGGAAGAGTTGCTCTGAAAAGCATTGCTCGTAGGTTTTCTAGCAGTGGCAAGATTCTGAGCGAGGAGGAAAAGGCTGCAGAAAATGTCTACATTAAG AAAATGGAGAAAGAGAAGTTGGAAAAGGCTGCACGTCAG GGTCTGAAACCAGAGGCAACTGCGGCACCAGGCAGTGGATCAGGGGTTCCCCCAGTGAGTGACGCTGCTAAGGCAAGTGGCGCAGAAGCATCCTCAAGCAAAGTGTCATCTGACAAGTTTCGGAACTACGCTGTTGTGGCTGGTGCTCTAACTGTTCTGGGTGCTGCGGGTTGGTACCTGAAATCTGGCACGAAGAAGACTGAAGAAGTCCATGAGTGA